Proteins encoded by one window of Rutidosis leptorrhynchoides isolate AG116_Rl617_1_P2 chromosome 7, CSIRO_AGI_Rlap_v1, whole genome shotgun sequence:
- the LOC139859081 gene encoding protein ALP1-like: MLEAVASYDMWIWHAFFEMAGSNNDINVLNHSPLFDSLRKDKAAPSPFEVNGNHYPFGYYLADGIYPDWTTLIKGYSTPIEEPRKKFTKFQASARKDVERTFGVLQGRFAILKTPARVMSVNKMRRIMYSCIVMHNMIQEDNGFALSTWEQEWLDKPKNRPRRNIRRRVKDRRSREKEILDRDVHDQLREDLTAHIWNLPPNFRSMQN; the protein is encoded by the coding sequence ATGCTTGAAGCGGTTGCTTCATACGATATGTGGATATGGCATGCGTTTTTTGAGATGGCGGGTTCAAACAATGACATTAATGTGTTAAATCATTCTCCGTTGTTTGATTCCCTTCGTAAGGATAAAGCAGCACCTTCACCGTTTGAAGTAAACGGAAACCATTATCCCTTTGGTTACTACTTGGCGGACGGGATATATCCCGATTGGACAACACTAATAAAGGGGTATTCGACTCCTATTGAAGAGCCTAGAAAAAAATTTACTAAATTTCAAGCGAGTGCTAGAAAGGATGTTGAGCGTACATTTGGTGTTTTACAAGGTCGGTTTGCGATTTTAAAAACACCGGCACGAGTTATGAGTGTTAATAAGATGAGAAGGATAATGTATAGTTGTATTGTTATGCACAACATGATACAAGAAGATAACGGGTTTGCGTTAAGTACTTGGGAACAAGAATGGTTAGATAAACCCAAAAACCGGCCTCGTCGCAATATTCGGAGAAGGGTCAAAGATCGTCGATCACGAGAGAAAGAGATTCTCGATCGAGACGTGCACGATCAACTTCGTGAAGATTTAACGGCTCATATTTGGAACCTCCCGCCAAACTTTCGCTCGATGCAAAACTAG
- the LOC139859082 gene encoding LOW QUALITY PROTEIN: putative F-box protein At3g20705 (The sequence of the model RefSeq protein was modified relative to this genomic sequence to represent the inferred CDS: deleted 2 bases in 1 codon) — MPSTEKNCLHRYNHSLISLKELPEDVIIDILSHVPTRYILHFKSVCKSWYALFQNLNFISKHFQNQSTISDASFIFTLEKYTTPTSTSDHTVGFLILSDSSYKSIKIPIVIDVLKPLDVCGSCNGLICLSILRLDSIILLWNPFTGVFKELPTSPIDHLRANHPSQVVFGFGFDDVVRDYKVLRILPYGPLLKQVEIYSLSTNSWREIQTPIPLFYFNESACRVFLNGKFHWEAERVHNLGNHEVAARFQVFNHVGSLIPIDGGKVATRANLSCVVPDAFFV, encoded by the exons ATGCCATCGACTGAGAAGAATTGCTTACACCGGTATAACCACTCTTTAATATCG TTGAAAGAGCTGCCAGAAGATGTAATCATTGATATACTGTCACATGTTCCTACCAGATACATCCTCCATTTCAAATCCGTCTGCAAATCATGGTATGCCCTCTTTCAAAACCTTAATTTCATCTCCAaacatttccaaaatcaatccaCCATTTCAGATGCATCTTTCATTTTTACACTTGAAAAATACACCACACCAACTTCCACATCGGATCATACCGTTGgttt tttgaTCTTATCTGATTCTTCCTATAAATCCATTAAAATCCCAATTGTAATCGACGTTTTGAAACCGTTAGATGTTTGCGGGAGCTGTAACGGGTTGATTTGTTTGAGTATTTTGCGGCTTGATTCGATTATTTTGTTGTGGAATCCTTTTACTGGGGTATTTAAAGAGTTGCCTACTTCTCCTATTGATCATCTTCGAGCTAATCATCCATCACAGGTTGTGTTtggttttgggtttgatgatgttGTAAGGGACTACAAGGTGTTGAGGATTTTGCCATATGGTCCTTTGTTAAAGCAAGTTGAGATATACTCGTTGAGTACGAATTCATGGAGGGAGATTCAGACTCCTATTCCTCTT TTTTACTTCAATGAGTCGGCATGTAGAGTGTTTTTGAATGGGAAGTTTCACTGGGAGGCCG AAAGGGTTCACAATTTGGGGAATCATGAGGTTGCTGCCCGTTTTCAGGTGTTTAATCACGTTGGAAGCTTAATTCCAATTGATGGTGGGAAGGTTGCCACTAGGGCTAATTTATCATGTGTGGTTCCTGATGCTTTCTTTGTTTGA